In one window of Branchiostoma floridae strain S238N-H82 chromosome 14, Bfl_VNyyK, whole genome shotgun sequence DNA:
- the LOC118430742 gene encoding troponin C isoform X1, which yields MFPESDDYVKARVMFKEEQISEFKMAFDMFDEDGGGDISTKELGTIMKRLGMSISREELQQMIEEVDEDGSGTIDFEEFLEMMARAMQDSEREIPDDELRAAFRVLDKNGDGFIDKDEFRALASECAGDDLTDDELHEFMDEYDGNRDGRFDYEEWKELIQELKIRW from the exons ATGTTTCCTGAG TCGGACGACTATGTCAAGGCTCGGGTGATGTTCAAGGAGGAACAGATCTCCG AGTTCAAGATGGCGTTTGACATGTTCGACGAGGATGGCGGCGGTgacatcagcaccaaggagctGGGTACCATCATGAAGAGGCTGGGCATGAGCATCTCCAGAGAGGAGCTGCAGCAGATGATTGAAGAGGTGGACGAGGACG GCAGCGGTACCATCGACTTCGAGGAGTTCCTGGAGATGATGGCCAGGGCCATGCAGGACAGTGAGCGAGAGATTCCCGACGATGAACTGCGTGCAGCCTTCAGGGTCCTGGACAAGAACGGAGATGGTTTCATCGACAAGGACGAGTTCCGG GCGCTGGCATCAGAGTGCGCTGGGGATGACTTGACAGATGATGAGCTCCATGAGTTTATGGACGAGTATGACGGAAACAGGGACGGAAGGTTTGACTATGAGG AGTGGAAGGAGCTTATCCAGGAACTGAAGATCCGGTGGTAG
- the LOC118430742 gene encoding troponin C isoform X3, with amino-acid sequence MSDDYVKARVMFKEEQISEFKMAFDMFDEDGGGDISTKELGTIMKRLGMSISREELQQMIEEVDEDGSGTIDFEEFLEMMARAMQDSEREIPDDELRAAFRVLDKNGDGFIDKDEFRALASECAGDDLTDDELHEFMDEYDGNRDGRFDYEEWKELIQELKIRW; translated from the exons ATG TCGGACGACTATGTCAAGGCTCGGGTGATGTTCAAGGAGGAACAGATCTCCG AGTTCAAGATGGCGTTTGACATGTTCGACGAGGATGGCGGCGGTgacatcagcaccaaggagctGGGTACCATCATGAAGAGGCTGGGCATGAGCATCTCCAGAGAGGAGCTGCAGCAGATGATTGAAGAGGTGGACGAGGACG GCAGCGGTACCATCGACTTCGAGGAGTTCCTGGAGATGATGGCCAGGGCCATGCAGGACAGTGAGCGAGAGATTCCCGACGATGAACTGCGTGCAGCCTTCAGGGTCCTGGACAAGAACGGAGATGGTTTCATCGACAAGGACGAGTTCCGG GCGCTGGCATCAGAGTGCGCTGGGGATGACTTGACAGATGATGAGCTCCATGAGTTTATGGACGAGTATGACGGAAACAGGGACGGAAGGTTTGACTATGAGG AGTGGAAGGAGCTTATCCAGGAACTGAAGATCCGGTGGTAG
- the LOC118430742 gene encoding troponin C isoform X2, translating to MSESDDYVKARVMFKEEQISEFKMAFDMFDEDGGGDISTKELGTIMKRLGMSISREELQQMIEEVDEDGSGTIDFEEFLEMMARAMQDSEREIPDDELRAAFRVLDKNGDGFIDKDEFRALASECAGDDLTDDELHEFMDEYDGNRDGRFDYEEWKELIQELKIRW from the exons ATGTCAGAG TCGGACGACTATGTCAAGGCTCGGGTGATGTTCAAGGAGGAACAGATCTCCG AGTTCAAGATGGCGTTTGACATGTTCGACGAGGATGGCGGCGGTgacatcagcaccaaggagctGGGTACCATCATGAAGAGGCTGGGCATGAGCATCTCCAGAGAGGAGCTGCAGCAGATGATTGAAGAGGTGGACGAGGACG GCAGCGGTACCATCGACTTCGAGGAGTTCCTGGAGATGATGGCCAGGGCCATGCAGGACAGTGAGCGAGAGATTCCCGACGATGAACTGCGTGCAGCCTTCAGGGTCCTGGACAAGAACGGAGATGGTTTCATCGACAAGGACGAGTTCCGG GCGCTGGCATCAGAGTGCGCTGGGGATGACTTGACAGATGATGAGCTCCATGAGTTTATGGACGAGTATGACGGAAACAGGGACGGAAGGTTTGACTATGAGG AGTGGAAGGAGCTTATCCAGGAACTGAAGATCCGGTGGTAG
- the LOC118430743 gene encoding troponin C-like has translation MADTARQMFNEEQIAEFKMAFDMFDADGGGDISTRELGTIMKKLGLNVSRDQLQDMIDEVDVDASGTIDFEEFLEMMAKIMKEEKSELPDDEIRAVFQVFDTNKDGFISGREFKDYLDDMGEDLTEEEMEEILDECDTNRDGRLDLDEFREMLVTFNIRW, from the exons ATG GCGGACACGGCACGGCAAATGTTCAACGAGGAGCAAATTGCAG AGTTCAAGATGGCGTTTGACATGTTTGACGCTGACGGAGGCGGTGACATCAGTACCAGGGAGCTGGGCACCATCATGAAGAAGCTGGGACTGAATGTGTCACGTGACCAGCTGCAGGATATGATAGACGAGGTCGATGTAGACG CAAGTGGCACGATCGACTTCGAGGAGTTCCTGGAGATGATGGCTAAGATCATGAAAGAGGAGAAGTCTGAACTTCCTGACGATGAGATTCGGGCTGTTTTCCAAGTCTTCGATACCAACAAAGACGGTTTCATTTCGGGAAGAGAATTTAAG GATTACCTGGACGACATGGGCGAGGATTTGACAGAGGAGGAAATGGAGGAGATTCTGGATGAGTGTGACACGAACAGGGACGGCAGGCTGGATCTGGACG AATTCCGAGAGATGCTGGTGACATTTAACATCCGGTGGTGA